A DNA window from Desulfomicrobium escambiense DSM 10707 contains the following coding sequences:
- a CDS encoding response regulator, whose protein sequence is MSKTIMTVDDSASVRQMVSLTLKDAGYSVIEACDGKDALAKLSGPVDMIVTDLNMPNMDGIEFIRNVRANAQYKFVPIVMLTTESQADKKEQGKAAGATGWIVKPFKPDQLLAVAKKLLR, encoded by the coding sequence ATGAGCAAGACAATAATGACGGTCGATGACTCGGCCAGCGTCCGGCAGATGGTCAGCCTGACCCTCAAGGACGCCGGCTACTCCGTCATCGAGGCCTGCGACGGCAAGGACGCCCTGGCCAAACTGTCCGGACCCGTGGACATGATCGTCACGGACCTCAACATGCCCAACATGGACGGCATCGAATTCATCCGCAACGTGCGGGCCAACGCCCAGTACAAGTTCGTTCCCATCGTCATGCTGACCACGGAATCCCAGGCCGACAAGAAGGAACAGGGCAAGGCCGCCGGCGCCACGGGCTGGATCGTCAAACCCTTCAAACCGGACCAGCTCCTCGCCGTGGCCAAGAAACTGCTGCGCTGA